In Colletotrichum destructivum chromosome 1, complete sequence, the sequence GAGGAACACTCGCTATCACTGTGTCTCGTAATCTCTCCAACAACTCGACAGACTTTGCCAGCTGCAATTTCGCTTCATACGGCCAGTCCATTATGTGGCGGTCGGGGAAGCACTTAATGATCTCCCCGATTATGGTCTCGTGCACCATCATTCTGATGGATCGGACGCCGTTCCACGTTGAGGCTAGACCCAGAGTCGGATACACGTCACAACGGTGACCATCGAAAACGGCTGGGTGGGGTGTCGAGAGCCTCACGGGTCGGTACTTCCAGTACTCTGGAAGCTCGGCAATGACGTCGGCAAATTCTTGGTCGACCTTTGTCAGCTGCTTTATAATATCAGCCGGCTGGCCGAGTAGTCCGCTGTTGATGTCGTATCGCAACTGCATGACCTTGTAAATAGGGCCCGACAGTCGCCAGTTGGGATCCATCCCACCCGACAACATACCCAGCTGGTTTCGTAGCTCGATCAGGGGCTGCGGCATGGGCATATCTTTCTGCATGCAGTTGATGAGGACGATCTGCGTGAGCATCACAAACATGCGAGCTCCCGCTCGTGTCATGAACTGCTTGAGGCCGCGCATCTTCGCCAGGGCAGATGCGCCGTTGATGTGGTTTTGCCATGCCCTAACCGTCTGGTTGCTGCGGCCACTGAGCATCTCGTACGTGCCTAAGATGAGGATGGACATCATGGTTGTGTCCTTGACCGCCTCGGCAGGGTTCCTCAAAGCATCGTTGGTCATTTGTAAAGCGGTGCCGTAGCTCCTGCGCGACCAGTCCATCATCTTGGGGCACATGGTGAGATGGGACAGGCCGGCCAACCCGACAGCCGTCATGCTCGCCAATACCCCATCTACCTGTCGCTCAGGCAACATGCTGGCCGGACGCCAGACGTCGAAGATGAAGTCGAAGTTCTGGTGGCAAGCGTTCTCGTCGACGGAGACATagcgggagaagaagaaggccgtgcCGCGTTCTTGATATGACGGTGACAGCGAATATAAGAGCGTTGCTTGCTGCGTCGTTGGCCAGGTCTCCTCCGCGGGGGAGGGCAACAGgctgtcgtcgtctccgtcgctttcggaggaagaggaggcccATCGAGCCTGGCGTGGTCGGTGCCTAAAGGTAACGTTCCGAGTCACCACGGCCAGAGGGCGAGGTGGATGGTGGCGACGCGCACCAGGTTTGACGGCTGGTCTGGGGCTCGGATCGGAGCTCTTAGGGTCGGTGCTGGCGCCGGCCGGTGGCTTATCAGACGGCTCGGCGTCCGGGGCTGTACTGGAAGCCTGCGGGTTCTTCAAGCGGCCTCGGGCTTTTGTTTTGGCGGCTTTCTTGATGACATGGGAGCTCTCGTCCCGGAACATCAGGTCGACGATGTTTCGATAGCCGGGACATTCTTGCTGACGCTTCTCACACTGGCCGCAGCCGGGCTCCTTTTGGTCACACTGTCGGCAATAGGCACAAACACTGTTAGCCCGAAGTCAAAGAATAAAAATGGTGCAAAAGCCCGAAATCCGCCTGTTTGTTTGCATGTGTCTCAAGAGGGGAGACATCAaccatgaagaagaaaaatgaCCACAGACTCAGTCTCGTTCAGGACTTTGTGCAGCCGAATGTGGACGTACCCTGATCTTTCGTTCGCGGCAGCTGGAACAGCCCTTGGAAGGCTTGCCACAGTACACCATGTTGTACAGCCAGAAGATTGGTTCACGAATGACCAGTGGGCCGGtgagacgaggaagaggagaacaAGACGGTCGAAACACGCAGCTGTGTTAGAAGCCAGCTCAAGTAGTGATATGGATCGCTTGCTATAGGTGACATGATCTGATCAGATCAAGACACTGGATCTCGCCCGTTTATGCAACGGTAATCGGAGCGGGGGGGCTGTGAAGCCAAGACAAAACGGGCAGAAGAATCAATTTGAGGAGCAACCAACGGGCAGTCCGGTTCGAGAAGGGCACATCCTCCCAAGCGGGTGCGATCCCCCGGCGCTTTTCTTCGCCCTCCTTTGCGGAGTTAAGAATGCGAGATGACAGATTGGTAGGTGGGAGGGACCTAGATTTCCTTGATCTGTCGGTTGATCAGGAGTGATGTGACTTGAGGGCTCCAATTGGATGTTGAATATGTGAGTGGCACACCTTGGATCAAAGGACAGGGACAAGACAAgagacggaggagagggaTTTGAGAAGCGAAAGGCGGGATTGTGTGCATTATCGCCTCCGCAAGACCGCGGCACCGCAGCAGCATCCTGTCATCATACCCCCCGGCTGCGCATCTTGGGTTCATCTAGGCCCTTTCGGAATAAACGGCCGACGGGGGGTGAGTGGCGGCGAGGGACTAGAACCCCTCGGAGAGAAGCTGCTCACACTACTGCAGTCACCACGGGCTGTGGTAAGCTCCGGAGGGGGTAGGGAGGGGCTACTGCTACCTAGTTGGAATTTTTTATCATTTTAAATTGGTGTCTTTTCGTCCCCTGCTTCCAACGGTCGTGCAGGGGAGGCAGGGGGGCTGCGGCGCTCTTTCCGGATCCCCCAAAGTCGAAACGAAACGGAACTTCTTCTCAGCAGCAAACAGCGGCGCGCCCCGATCGGATTGCGCCcatctctttttttctttcttcttcttccttttcaaattgggaaagggggatgttgttgttgcttggGTGCTGTTTCTTGGCTCGTCAGCATCTTAATCGAGACTACAGAATACATACCACTCTGGACAGCATCACGgcagacacacacacacacaccgtGTGCGCAGGCAAGATATACGCCACGTCGAATCACATTTACCGTTGCCGAAAATACATGACGGGAATGGCTGCAGCAGTCGTACATTGGTTAGGTTCCCAACTAGCGCAGCTGAGCCAAGATCGCGTTTTCGATGCCCGGCGCCTCCAACCGTCTTTCGCAACCCCGTCTCCGCCAATCCAGTCCGATGAGGCCGTGTGTCGATAATTAACAAATACGGGGGTGGTCTGCATGACGCTCGCCTGTTGATGTTTTGATGCCTGCTTAAGGTGTCTGGTCGGGTATCCGTTGCCGCGGGACACCATGATCTGACAGGCCTGAAGCGACCTGTCTCGCAACCTGCAGCTCTATGGCGAGAGCCTCGAGCTGCGCGTGCCGTCACAGATGACACTGCAGAAGAGAGATGTAAAAAAGAACCCGCCGTCTGGGTGCCCCTTATTGGACGAGGACAGAGGCCTCGTCATCAAAGACCGAGTTCACCTACCTACATGCGCTGGCCTCCTTTCTAGGGGACCATGGTTTCTGCCACTGGAAAACGGTATATAGTTCCTGTAGCAGGCACGGCACGGCACTTATATTGTGTTTCTCTACAGAGCCCCCTCTCTGTTCCACATTGAGACCGAACCTGACCGTCTTAGCTACGTATCGCAGTGAGGGATGGAATGTGCCTGTCTGAGACAGACATCAACTAGGCCGGCGCCTTTGTGCGATGACGCTAGTAGGCCTGGCTGTTGCGAATCAGCTTCCTGGATGAACATGACGAACTAGGTGAACGTAGCCTTtccctcggcgccttcgcccaGCACACAAAGTGGTGGGATGTTCTCAAGTTCATGGGTATCAAAATTCACTGTGCACCTCCTGGCGTCTATCGACGCTAATCCAGGTTGTTCTGCTTACACCAACGGCCTCGCTCGAGGCTGACTACCTTGCCCTTGGGCAGTGCACATCGCGAAAGGTCTGCTCATCACCCGGCACCCGACCTCTCATGTTCCTAAAGCCTTCTTCGTTGTTCAGGCTCAGTCGCCTGTCTACAGCTCCTCTTGCACCGAAGCCGCGTtccccacgccgccgccaatccCGATCGTCAGAACCTTCGGGTTGGAGTCGAAGAGCGATCCGGACTGATCGGGACCGCTGGCCGGGCCCACGTCGTCGTAGGGGAACGCGTAgccgcggccgtcggggCTGACCTCATGGCAGATGCGCGAGTAGTGGTTCGTCCGCGCATCCTTGTAATAATAGTTTGCCACGCTCTCCCCTTCGGGTTGCTGGTCGTTGACGAGCAGCGTCGACCGGTTGAAGGCCGCCGCGATGCGCGCCCCGATGGCGCCCATCTGGGCCTGGTTCTTGGGGTACCCGCCGAATGGCCCCGTGCTGCAGCTGAATATGTCTCGCGCGCTCGGCTTGGCGAACGATCCGACGTGGCCGAACGACAGCAGATTGTCGGGGCCTACGCGGCCCTTGACGTTGCCCCACTCGGCCTGCGTGTTGACCGTGAGATCGGCACCGCGGTACTTGTTccagacggcgtcgacgtgggGTTGGTAATACCCCTGGAACAGGCCCGGTTGCATGACGATGCCCGAATTGGGGCTGAGGGCGCGCAGGTTTGCTGACCCGTCGGGGGTGCGCACGATGAGCCTTGACCAGCCGGCGctgtcggcggcgtcctggGCGCGGAGGCGATC encodes:
- a CDS encoding Putative zn(2)Cys(6) fungal-type DNA-binding domain, fungal transcription factor; protein product: MVYCGKPSKGCSSCRERKIRCDQKEPGCGQCEKRQQECPGYRNIVDLMFRDESSHVIKKAAKTKARGRLKNPQASSTAPDAEPSDKPPAGASTDPKSSDPSPRPAVKPGARRHHPPRPLAVVTRNVTFRHRPRQARWASSSSESDGDDDSLLPSPAEETWPTTQQATLLYSLSPSYQERGTAFFFSRYVSVDENACHQNFDFIFDVWRPASMLPERQVDGVLASMTAVGLAGLSHLTMCPKMMDWSRRSYGTALQMTNDALRNPAEAVKDTTMMSILILGTYEMLSGRSNQTVRAWQNHINGASALAKMRGLKQFMTRAGARMFVMLTQIVLINCMQKDMPMPQPLIELRNQLGMLSGGMDPNWRLSGPIYKVMQLRYDINSGLLGQPADIIKQLTKVDQEFADVIAELPEYWKYRPVRLSTPHPAVFDGHRCDVYPTLGLASTWNGVRSIRMMVHETIIGEIIKCFPDRHIMDWPYEAKLQLAKSVELLERLRDTVIASVPQHFGLVDFKDAISESGASATAVITPKKAPVRIVSSPATFTSSPSPSSADGSTRRPVVFNGPTLHDPAHMKGRSDNAERFMTLASASNTIVWPLYLVGVSSCGTEEVKKYVVERLQAILEESGLLQARGVALMVRDKEVCVPWSDVYWDRMPQTHIPPDLLL
- a CDS encoding Putative glycoside hydrolase 64, Osmotin/thaumatin-like superfamily, beta-1,3-glucanase, subdomain 2; the encoded protein is MTRPTLDIVLQNNTGSSNAFAHVTGLDLNRNNAVFLLQADGITGYYPTSPSDILQPLQTDCAIPLGAPGSTREVTIPQIAGGRIWFSRDGPLKFLLNPGPAVVEPSATNTTDPNYNLNWGFCEFTFNSFQVFVNISYVDFVSIPVSLTLENDAGKVTTVPGFPPDALDAICDRLRAQDAADSAGWSRLIVRTPDGSANLRALSPNSGIVMQPGLFQGYYQPHVDAVWNKYRGADLTVNTQAEWGNVKGRVGPDNLLSFGHVGSFAKPSARDIFSCSTGPFGGYPKNQAQMGAIGARIAAAFNRSTLLVNDQQPEGESVANYYYKDARTNHYSRICHEVSPDGRGYAFPYDDVGPASGPDQSGSLFDSNPKVLTIGIGGGVGNAASVQEEL